The following are encoded together in the Gadus chalcogrammus isolate NIFS_2021 chromosome 2, NIFS_Gcha_1.0, whole genome shotgun sequence genome:
- the ppp1caa gene encoding protein phosphatase 1, catalytic subunit, alpha isozyme a translates to MAEPDKLNIDSIIQRLLEVKGSRPGKNVQLTENEIRGLCLKSREIFLSQPILLELEAPLKICGDVHGQYYDLLRLFEYGGFPPESNYLFLGDYVDRGKQSLETICLLLAYKVKYPENFFLLRGNHECASINRIYGFYDECKRRYNIKLWKTFTDCFNCLPVAAIVDEKIFCCHGGLSPDLQSMEQVRRVMRPTDVPDQGLLCDLLWADPDKDVLGWGENDRGVSFTFGADVVAKFLHKHDMDLICRAHQVVEDGYEFFAKRQLVTLFSAPNYCGEFDNAGAMMSVDETLMCSFQILKPADKKLYSYAGQGPIGAGRPVTPPRNSAKGPKAKK, encoded by the exons atggcggagCCGGACAAATTAAACATCGACTCCATCATTCAGCGTCTCCTGGAAG TCAAGGGCTCTCGTCCAGGAAAGAATGTCCAGCTGACGGAGAACGAGATCCGAGGGCTTTGCCTCAAGTCTCGTGAAATCTTCCTCAGCCAACCCATCCTGCTGGAACTGGAAGCGCCACTCAAGATCTGCG GCGACGTCCATGGCCAATACTACGACCTGCTTCGGTTGTTTGAATACGGAGGCTTCCCGCCCGAGAGCAACTACCTGTTCCTGGGCGACTACGTGGACCGAGGCAAGCAGTCCCTGGAGACCATCTGCCTGCTGCTGGCCTACAAGGTCAAGTACCCCGAGAACTTCTTCCTGCTGCGCGGGAACCACGAGTGCGCCTCCATCAACCGTATCTACGGCTTCTACGACGAGT GCAAGCGACGATATAACATCAAGCTGTGGAAGACCTTCACAGACTGCTTTAACTGTTTACCCGTGGCTGCCATCGTAGACGAGAAGATCTTCTGCTGCCACGGAG GTCTGTCCCCCGACCTCCAGTCCATGGAGCAGGTGCGCAGAGTAATGCGGCCCACGGACGTGCCGGATCAGGGCCTGCTGTGCGACCTGCTTTGGGCCGACCCCGACAAAGACGTCCTGGGCTGGGGCGAGAACGACCGCGGCGTCTCCTTCACGTTCGGCGCCGACGTGGTGGCCAAATTTTTGCACAAGCACGACATGGACCTTATATGCAGGGCACATCAG gtggTAGAAGACGGCTACGAGTTCTTCGCCAAGAGGCAACTCGTCACACTGTTCTCGGCCCCCAACTACTGCGGGGAGTTCGACAACGCCGGCGCCATGATGAGCGTGGACGAGACTCTCATGTGCTCCTTCCAG ATCCTCAAGCCTGCCGATAAGAAGTTGTATTCTTACGCCGGCCAAGGCCCGATCGGCGCTGGCAGACCGGTGACCCCACCACGGAATTCAGCCAAGGGGCCCAAAGCCAAAAAATAG